One Bacteroidota bacterium genomic region harbors:
- a CDS encoding enoyl-ACP reductase — translation MRRKFYGLLEGKQGVIFGPLDEHSIAWHIALAVYGEGGRFILSNAPVTQRFGKVEELARLCGGAPVVYADATNDADIQAVFERARELFGGVDFIVHSIGMSLNIRKGRPYEALHYDWYVKTLDISAISLHRIIHHALPVLNDGASIVALTYIGAQRIFSRYSDMCDAKALLESIARNFGSRLGKRGIRVNTVSQSPTRTTAGTGIEGFDAMFEFANRLAPLGNATAEDCADYVVTLLSDLTRKVTMQNLYHDGGFSSMGMSDELMQLFQRALQAEEAERKGA, via the coding sequence ATGCGCCGGAAATTCTACGGGCTATTGGAAGGTAAGCAGGGGGTCATCTTCGGACCGTTAGATGAGCACTCCATCGCTTGGCATATCGCCTTGGCCGTCTACGGTGAGGGCGGGCGGTTTATCCTTTCCAACGCCCCCGTTACGCAGCGCTTCGGCAAGGTTGAAGAGCTTGCCCGCCTCTGCGGAGGCGCTCCGGTAGTATACGCCGACGCCACAAACGACGCGGACATCCAGGCGGTCTTCGAGCGGGCGCGGGAGCTCTTTGGAGGTGTCGATTTCATTGTGCACTCTATCGGCATGTCGCTTAACATCCGCAAAGGACGTCCCTATGAGGCGTTGCACTACGACTGGTACGTGAAGACGCTCGACATCTCGGCCATTTCCTTGCATCGCATCATCCATCACGCCTTGCCTGTGCTCAACGACGGGGCCAGTATCGTGGCGCTGACCTACATCGGAGCGCAGCGCATCTTTTCGCGCTACTCGGATATGTGCGACGCCAAGGCGCTTCTGGAGTCGATCGCCCGCAACTTCGGCTCGCGTCTGGGCAAGCGGGGCATTCGGGTTAACACCGTCAGCCAAAGCCCCACGCGCACCACAGCCGGTACGGGGATCGAGGGTTTCGACGCGATGTTCGAGTTCGCCAACCGGCTCGCCCCGCTGGGCAACGCCACGGCCGAGGATTGCGCCGATTACGTGGTGACCCTGCTCTCAGACCTCACGCGCAAGGTCACCATGCAAAACCTCTATCACGACGGGGGCTTTTCCTCGATGGGCATGAGCGACGAGCTCATGCAGCTCTTCCAACGCGCCCTACAGGCCGAGGAGGCGGAACGGAAAGGGGCTTAA
- a CDS encoding glycosyltransferase, with protein sequence MSDPIRVLHRVRTWLPRTQTWLYEQLRHLPRERIRSAVAAERPEGDRTAFPWPELYLLFQDSPLRWALEHLAFAVGLRPYWPFVVEQAKRLRAQLLHGHFGDVAWEDHRAAAALGLPLVVSFYGRDVGWLPRRDARWYARYRALFAQAALVLCEGPHMAARIAELGCPLGKIRVHHLGVSLERLPFAPRRWHPGQPLRVLIAASFREKKGIPYALEALGLLQREVPLEITLVGGADGSWRSQRERLRIERVIRRYGLGRIMRRPGFLSHRALLEEAYRHHVFLAPSVTAHDGDSEGGAPVVLIEMAATGMPVVSTWHADIPEVIVAGETGLLAPERDPEALAEQIRWLLRHPERWEAIARAARARTEAEFDAIKQGRRLAELYVSLAQAGSV encoded by the coding sequence ATGAGCGATCCGATCCGCGTGCTGCATCGGGTGCGCACTTGGCTGCCCCGAACCCAGACTTGGCTCTACGAGCAGCTTCGGCACCTGCCCAGAGAGCGCATCCGCAGCGCGGTGGCCGCCGAACGTCCCGAGGGGGATCGCACGGCTTTTCCGTGGCCGGAGCTTTACCTGCTTTTTCAGGATAGCCCTCTTCGATGGGCCTTGGAGCATTTGGCCTTTGCCGTGGGCCTGCGCCCGTATTGGCCCTTTGTGGTCGAGCAGGCAAAGCGCTTAAGGGCCCAGCTGCTGCACGGACACTTCGGCGATGTGGCCTGGGAGGATCACCGAGCGGCAGCCGCGCTCGGGCTTCCGTTGGTGGTGAGTTTTTACGGTCGGGATGTGGGCTGGCTTCCCCGGCGCGATGCGCGATGGTATGCCCGATATCGGGCGCTTTTCGCCCAGGCCGCCTTGGTGCTCTGCGAAGGGCCGCACATGGCCGCTCGAATCGCGGAGTTGGGATGTCCACTGGGGAAGATCCGCGTCCATCATCTGGGGGTGTCGCTGGAGAGGCTACCCTTTGCGCCCCGACGCTGGCATCCGGGACAGCCGCTGCGGGTGCTGATCGCCGCCTCCTTTCGCGAAAAAAAGGGCATCCCGTACGCGCTCGAGGCGCTGGGGCTTTTGCAGCGGGAAGTTCCCCTAGAGATCACGCTCGTGGGCGGCGCAGACGGCTCCTGGCGCAGCCAACGCGAACGGCTCCGCATTGAGCGCGTAATACGCCGTTACGGGCTTGGCCGAATCATGCGGCGTCCGGGGTTTTTGTCCCATCGGGCCCTGCTGGAGGAGGCCTACCGGCATCATGTGTTTCTGGCCCCGAGCGTAACGGCGCACGACGGGGACAGCGAAGGCGGCGCGCCCGTGGTGCTTATTGAAATGGCCGCCACGGGGATGCCCGTGGTAAGCACCTGGCATGCAGATATCCCGGAGGTGATCGTAGCCGGGGAGACGGGGTTGCTCGCTCCGGAACGGGACCCAGAGGCCCTGGCTGAGCAGATTCGCTGGCTTCTTCGGCATCCGGAGCGCTGGGAGGCTATAGCGCGCGCTGCGCGCGCACGCACAGAGGCGGAGTTCGACGCCATCAAGCAGGGAAGGCGACTAGCCGAGCTGTATGTCTCCTTAGCGCAAGCCGGATCGGTTTAA
- a CDS encoding glycosyltransferase family 2 protein — protein sequence MRPLVSVILPVYRRPAEWLCEAIASVREQHLSDWELLIVDDGSEDEEARRAFERFRDERLRFYKLPQNRGPAGARNVGACLARGRYLAFLDSDDRYLPHRLQRHSELLEAHSEVGFVYGELIGQFPDGRLTSRPLQGKGRALPSGWIAPALLRRSFIRTSAVTVRQAAFLSVGGFDEALRWNEDDDLWFRLALRYPVLFCPDPVAVYRFHPGRMSLKRTEAARYQIATYAKYLSWYPELMRALSAPLRRRLLGIGRLYVSRSLGAGCAPDRSVLGALLKTLRQLRRLRRLVPWECA from the coding sequence ATGCGGCCCCTTGTATCGGTCATCCTGCCCGTATACCGACGCCCAGCCGAGTGGCTCTGCGAGGCGATAGCGAGCGTTCGGGAGCAGCATCTCTCAGACTGGGAGCTTCTGATCGTAGACGACGGTTCCGAGGACGAAGAGGCTCGCCGGGCCTTTGAGCGCTTTCGAGACGAACGCCTGCGCTTCTATAAGCTCCCTCAAAACCGCGGCCCTGCTGGGGCGCGCAACGTCGGTGCGTGCTTAGCCCGGGGACGATATCTGGCCTTTTTAGACAGCGACGACCGCTACTTGCCGCACCGTCTGCAGCGGCACTCGGAGCTGCTGGAGGCGCACTCCGAAGTGGGTTTTGTCTACGGAGAGCTGATCGGCCAGTTTCCCGATGGTCGGCTCACCAGCCGACCCCTGCAGGGCAAGGGACGTGCGCTGCCGTCGGGCTGGATCGCGCCCGCGCTGCTTCGCCGAAGCTTCATTCGGACCTCGGCTGTGACGGTGCGCCAGGCGGCCTTCCTGTCCGTGGGGGGGTTTGATGAGGCGCTGCGTTGGAACGAAGACGACGACCTGTGGTTTCGCCTGGCGCTGCGCTATCCCGTCCTGTTTTGCCCGGATCCGGTTGCGGTATACCGGTTTCATCCCGGCCGCATGAGCCTAAAGCGGACTGAAGCCGCCCGCTATCAAATCGCCACGTACGCCAAGTACCTCAGCTGGTATCCGGAGCTTATGCGCGCCCTTTCGGCGCCGCTGCGGCGCCGCCTCCTGGGGATCGGTCGGCTATACGTGAGTCGATCTTTGGGGGCCGGATGCGCGCCAGACCGGTCCGTGTTGGGGGCTCTTCTGAAAACGCTGCGCCAGCTACGGCGCCTGCGGCGTCTGGTCCCATGGGAGTGCGCATGA
- a CDS encoding DegT/DnrJ/EryC1/StrS family aminotransferase — protein MEVKIARPVRSRDRFLVFGSPLIEPEAIEEVVDCLRTGWLGTGPKVARFEEAFRRYVGAPHAVAVHSCTAALHLSLLSSGIGPGDEVITTPLTFCATVNAILHAGARPVLADVDPVTMNLDPAAVEAAITGRTAAILAVHFAGRPCSMDALTRIAERHGLLLLEDCAHAIEAEYRGRRTGTFGLFGCYSFYVTKNITTGEGGMVVTGSAEHAARIKRLSLHGLSHDAWRRFGDSGYRHYQVLEAGFKYNMTDLQAAIGLHQLPKIDLWWTRRKAIWERYNAAFADLPVIRPTDPEPETRHAFHLYTLLIDEERAGLSRDAFLQAMTAHHIGVGVHYVSIPEHPFYREHLGWRPEQWPVAMRIGRQTVSLPLSPKLTDEDVEDVIAAVHDIFSRLHTRWL, from the coding sequence ATGGAGGTCAAAATCGCGCGGCCTGTGCGCAGCCGCGACAGGTTTTTGGTTTTTGGTTCTCCTTTGATCGAGCCCGAAGCGATCGAGGAGGTGGTCGACTGCCTCCGAACGGGCTGGCTGGGTACGGGGCCGAAAGTAGCCCGCTTTGAGGAGGCCTTTCGTCGTTACGTGGGCGCACCGCATGCGGTGGCGGTGCACTCTTGTACGGCCGCGCTGCATTTGAGTCTGTTATCCTCCGGCATCGGGCCCGGCGATGAGGTCATCACCACGCCCCTTACGTTTTGCGCTACGGTCAACGCCATCCTGCACGCAGGCGCGCGCCCGGTGTTGGCCGACGTTGATCCGGTGACCATGAACCTGGACCCGGCGGCCGTCGAGGCCGCCATCACGGGGCGCACAGCGGCCATTTTGGCCGTGCACTTCGCCGGCCGCCCCTGTTCGATGGATGCCTTGACTCGGATCGCGGAGCGTCATGGGCTGTTGCTCCTAGAGGACTGCGCCCATGCGATCGAGGCCGAATACCGGGGGCGCAGAACCGGAACGTTTGGTCTTTTTGGCTGCTATAGCTTTTACGTGACCAAAAATATCACCACCGGCGAAGGCGGCATGGTCGTAACCGGCTCCGCTGAACACGCCGCGCGCATCAAACGGCTATCCCTGCATGGACTATCGCACGATGCGTGGAGGCGCTTTGGCGACTCCGGCTACCGGCATTATCAGGTGCTTGAGGCGGGGTTCAAGTACAACATGACGGACCTGCAGGCCGCTATAGGCCTGCATCAGCTGCCCAAGATCGATCTTTGGTGGACGCGCCGCAAGGCGATCTGGGAACGCTACAACGCAGCCTTCGCCGATTTGCCCGTAATCCGGCCCACAGACCCCGAACCCGAAACCCGGCACGCCTTTCATCTGTACACGCTGCTCATCGACGAGGAGCGGGCCGGACTGAGCCGCGATGCGTTTCTTCAGGCCATGACGGCCCATCACATCGGCGTCGGGGTGCATTACGTGAGCATTCCCGAACATCCGTTCTACCGAGAGCACCTCGGCTGGCGACCGGAACAGTGGCCTGTGGCCATGCGCATCGGCAGGCAAACCGTAAGCCTTCCCCTCTCCCCCAAGCTCACGGACGAAGACGTCGAAGACGTCATAGCCGCGGTGCACGACATATTTTCACGCCTGCATACGAGATGGCTTTAG
- the alaS gene encoding alanine--tRNA ligase has product MKPARVIREEFLDFFRARGHEIVPSSPVVPKDDPTLLFTNAGMNQFKDVFLGLGKRPYKRAANTQKCIRVSGKHNDLEEVGHDTYHHTFFEMLGNWSFGDYFKREAIAWAWELLTERWALPKDRLYATVFAGDPEENLEPDEEAARLWMEVTDIDPGHVLRFGKRDNFWEMGETGPCGPCSEIHIDLRSDRERRLVPGSALVNAGDPRVMEIWNLVFIQFNRRPDGRLEPLPAKHVDTGMGFERITAVLQGKSSNYDTDIFRPLLRRLAELVPRPEVEDYDRIELPEPERERVQVAMRVAVDHVRAVAFAIADGAPPSNEGRGYVVRRLLRRAVRYGYQALGFREPFLHALLPALADTMGDVFPEIRQQATYVERVMRAEEEAFLRTLGRGIELFEGRAAELQAKGERVFDGETAFLLHDTYGFPIDLTALMARERGLSVDTARFEFLMQEQRERARAAGLFRAQQSLGQEWRVVSEGPDSEFVGYDTLRTLSQVRAWRPLGDRYEVLLDVTPFYAEAGGQVADRGLLVWGEEAVRVLDVQKRDGRIAHVLERLPEKLEGPVEALVDRDWREGAKRHHTATHLVHAALRRILGEHVVQKGSLVAPDRLRFDFSHFERLSARELDAIERLVNEKIWENIPKIEERQVPLEEALARGARALFGEKYGEFVRMITFDPDFSVELCGGTHVDATGELGYFRLLHEEAVAAGVRRLEAVVGPAADAVLRQEKAELAEIQQLFRTASRSVAEAVRHLAESKRELERELARLRLQIAQTQLQHLLQSQLQAVGPVRLLVGRIEVQDVETLKQLGYYLRERLGPGAVGVLGSVTAEGKVLLLTTVSEDLVRERGLHAGQLVSELARELGGGGGGQPTLATAGGREAGRLDAVLASVPGRIAGVLA; this is encoded by the coding sequence ATGAAACCTGCCCGCGTCATCCGAGAGGAGTTTTTGGATTTCTTCCGCGCCCGCGGTCATGAGATCGTGCCCTCCTCGCCCGTGGTGCCCAAGGATGACCCGACGCTTCTTTTCACCAACGCCGGCATGAACCAGTTCAAGGACGTCTTTCTGGGTCTGGGCAAACGCCCCTACAAGCGGGCCGCCAATACGCAGAAATGCATCCGCGTTTCGGGCAAACACAACGACCTCGAGGAGGTCGGGCACGATACGTATCATCACACCTTCTTCGAGATGCTGGGCAATTGGTCCTTTGGCGATTACTTCAAGCGCGAGGCCATCGCTTGGGCTTGGGAGCTGCTCACCGAGCGTTGGGCTTTGCCCAAGGATCGCCTGTATGCGACCGTTTTCGCCGGCGATCCGGAGGAGAACTTGGAGCCCGATGAGGAGGCCGCTCGCCTCTGGATGGAGGTCACGGACATAGACCCCGGTCATGTGTTGCGCTTCGGCAAGCGGGACAACTTCTGGGAGATGGGCGAGACCGGCCCCTGCGGGCCCTGCTCGGAGATCCACATCGATTTGCGTTCGGATCGGGAACGGCGCCTTGTGCCCGGCTCGGCTCTTGTGAACGCCGGTGATCCGCGCGTGATGGAGATCTGGAACCTGGTCTTCATCCAGTTCAACCGCCGTCCGGACGGCCGACTGGAGCCGCTTCCGGCCAAGCACGTGGATACCGGGATGGGTTTTGAGCGCATCACGGCTGTGCTGCAGGGCAAGAGTTCCAACTACGATACGGACATTTTCAGGCCGCTTCTGCGGCGTCTAGCCGAACTGGTGCCGCGTCCAGAGGTCGAGGACTACGATCGGATAGAGCTGCCGGAGCCCGAACGGGAGCGCGTGCAGGTGGCCATGCGCGTGGCCGTTGATCACGTGCGCGCTGTGGCCTTCGCGATAGCCGACGGGGCTCCGCCCTCCAACGAAGGTCGGGGCTACGTGGTGCGGCGCCTGCTTCGGCGGGCCGTTCGTTATGGCTATCAGGCGTTGGGCTTTCGGGAGCCCTTCTTGCACGCTCTGTTGCCCGCTCTAGCGGATACTATGGGGGACGTGTTCCCGGAAATCCGCCAGCAGGCCACATACGTGGAACGGGTGATGCGCGCCGAAGAGGAGGCCTTTTTGCGCACTCTGGGCCGGGGTATTGAGCTCTTCGAAGGACGGGCAGCGGAGCTGCAGGCCAAAGGCGAGCGCGTCTTCGATGGAGAGACGGCCTTTCTTTTGCACGACACCTACGGATTCCCCATCGACCTAACGGCGCTCATGGCCCGCGAACGGGGCCTATCCGTGGATACGGCCCGCTTTGAATTCCTCATGCAGGAGCAGCGGGAGCGAGCTCGCGCAGCCGGTCTCTTCCGCGCCCAACAGTCCCTGGGCCAAGAATGGAGGGTCGTATCCGAGGGGCCCGATTCGGAGTTCGTAGGCTATGACACGCTCAGAACCCTTTCGCAGGTTCGGGCTTGGCGTCCGCTAGGGGACCGATATGAAGTGTTGCTCGATGTGACCCCGTTTTACGCGGAAGCCGGCGGTCAGGTCGCCGACCGCGGCCTGCTTGTGTGGGGTGAGGAGGCGGTGCGCGTGCTGGATGTGCAAAAGCGCGACGGACGAATCGCGCACGTACTGGAACGCCTCCCCGAAAAGCTCGAGGGCCCCGTGGAGGCCCTAGTGGATCGGGATTGGCGCGAAGGGGCTAAGCGGCATCACACGGCCACGCATCTGGTGCACGCCGCCCTGCGTCGGATCCTGGGTGAGCACGTGGTCCAGAAGGGATCGCTAGTGGCTCCGGATCGGCTGCGGTTTGACTTCTCGCATTTTGAGCGTCTCTCCGCGCGCGAGCTGGATGCGATCGAACGCCTGGTCAACGAAAAAATCTGGGAGAACATCCCCAAGATCGAGGAGCGCCAAGTGCCCCTGGAGGAGGCGCTGGCGCGCGGGGCTCGGGCCCTGTTTGGGGAGAAGTACGGCGAGTTTGTACGCATGATCACCTTTGACCCGGATTTTTCCGTGGAGCTCTGCGGCGGCACCCACGTGGACGCCACGGGCGAACTCGGCTACTTCCGCCTGCTTCACGAAGAGGCCGTGGCCGCGGGCGTGCGACGCCTGGAGGCCGTCGTGGGCCCAGCCGCCGATGCGGTGCTGCGTCAGGAGAAGGCCGAGCTAGCCGAAATACAGCAGCTTTTCCGCACCGCGTCGCGCTCCGTAGCCGAGGCCGTGCGGCACCTGGCCGAATCCAAACGCGAGCTGGAGCGGGAGTTGGCCCGCTTGCGGCTGCAGATCGCTCAGACCCAGCTGCAGCATCTGCTTCAAAGTCAGTTGCAGGCTGTCGGTCCTGTGCGGCTGCTAGTGGGCCGCATCGAGGTGCAGGACGTAGAGACGCTCAAACAGCTGGGCTATTACCTGCGCGAGCGGCTCGGACCCGGCGCCGTGGGCGTGCTGGGCTCTGTCACAGCAGAGGGCAAGGTGCTGCTCCTGACCACGGTTTCAGAGGACCTAGTGCGCGAACGGGGCCTGCACGCGGGTCAGCTCGTCTCGGAGCTGGCCCGTGAGCTCGGCGGGGGCGGCGGCGGACAGCCCACGTTGGCTACGGCCGGGGGGCGCGAGGCCGGCCGTCTGGATGCCGTTCTGGCCTCGGTGCCGGGCCGCATCGCGGGTGTGCTCGCCTAG
- a CDS encoding acyl-CoA dehydrogenase, with amino-acid sequence MSFELSEEQKLIRQTAREFADQVLLAGVIERDEAERFPYDEIRQLAELGFMGMMVSPEYGGAGLDTLSYVLAMEEISRIDPATSVVMSVNNSLVCWPIEQYGTEEQKRRYLPRLASGEIWGAFCLSEPEAGSDASNQHTTAVRDGDYYVLNGTKNWITNGATAGLYLVFAQTNRELGHRGISAFLVEKGSPGLTVGKKEKKLGIRASDTTSLHFENVRVPVANRLGEEGMGFKIAMSTLDGGRIGIAAQALGIAQGAFERALAYARERKAFGEPIAQLQAIQFKLADMATEIEAARLLTYKAAWVKDQGRPYTKEASMAKLYASRVAVKAALEAIQIHGGYGYVREYHVERMLRDAKITEIYEGTSEIQRLVIARQLLKEFA; translated from the coding sequence ATGAGCTTCGAGCTGTCCGAAGAACAGAAGCTGATCCGACAGACCGCGCGCGAGTTCGCCGATCAGGTATTGCTGGCGGGCGTAATCGAGCGCGACGAGGCTGAGCGCTTCCCCTATGACGAGATCCGCCAGCTGGCCGAGTTGGGCTTCATGGGTATGATGGTCTCCCCGGAGTACGGCGGTGCGGGCCTGGATACGCTGAGCTACGTGCTGGCCATGGAGGAGATCTCCCGCATCGATCCGGCGACGTCGGTCGTCATGTCCGTGAACAATTCCCTCGTCTGCTGGCCCATTGAGCAATACGGGACCGAAGAGCAGAAACGGCGTTATCTGCCCCGGCTCGCTTCCGGGGAGATCTGGGGCGCTTTCTGCCTCTCGGAACCCGAGGCCGGATCCGACGCCTCCAACCAGCACACCACGGCTGTGCGGGATGGGGACTACTACGTGCTCAACGGCACCAAAAACTGGATCACAAACGGCGCCACCGCGGGCCTGTACCTGGTCTTCGCCCAAACCAACCGCGAACTGGGCCACCGAGGTATCTCGGCCTTTCTCGTCGAAAAGGGCTCCCCCGGACTTACCGTCGGGAAAAAAGAGAAAAAACTGGGCATCCGGGCCTCCGACACGACCTCGCTGCACTTCGAAAACGTGCGCGTGCCCGTAGCCAACCGCCTAGGCGAGGAGGGCATGGGTTTTAAAATCGCCATGAGCACCCTAGACGGAGGGCGCATCGGGATCGCGGCCCAAGCCCTGGGCATCGCCCAGGGTGCTTTTGAACGAGCCCTGGCCTATGCGCGCGAACGCAAGGCCTTCGGGGAGCCCATCGCCCAGTTGCAGGCCATCCAGTTCAAGCTCGCCGATATGGCCACGGAGATCGAAGCCGCGCGCCTGCTCACATACAAAGCGGCCTGGGTGAAAGACCAGGGTCGGCCCTACACAAAGGAGGCCTCCATGGCCAAGCTATATGCCTCGCGCGTAGCCGTGAAAGCAGCCCTGGAGGCCATCCAGATTCATGGGGGATACGGGTACGTGCGGGAATACCACGTCGAGCGCATGCTGCGGGATGCAAAGATAACGGAAATCTACGAGGGCACAAGCGAAATCCAGCGCCTGGTGATCGCGCGGCAGTTGCTGAAGGAGTTCGCTTAG
- a CDS encoding 3-hydroxybutyryl-CoA dehydrogenase encodes MRLPKSIAVVGAGTMGNGIAHVFALHGFSVRLFDVAPEAIARALRTIERNLDRQIQKGLIPKGDKEAALGRIQAHADLEAALTEVELVVEAAPEQVELKLELFARFDALAPPEAILASNTSSISITRLASATRRPDRVIGMHFFNPVPVMELVEIISGLQTSEETFRVIEETARRLGKTPVAVRDFPGFVSNRVLMPMINEAIWCLYEGVATAEAIDQVMRLGMRHPMGPLRLADLIGLDVCLHILNVLYEGFKDPKYRPCPLLVKMVEAGQLGEKTGRGFYEYKQAEP; translated from the coding sequence ATGCGATTACCGAAATCCATCGCCGTGGTGGGCGCTGGCACCATGGGCAACGGAATCGCGCACGTCTTCGCCCTGCATGGCTTCTCGGTGCGGCTCTTCGACGTCGCCCCCGAGGCAATAGCGCGCGCCCTGCGCACCATCGAGCGCAACCTGGATCGGCAGATCCAAAAGGGCCTCATCCCGAAGGGGGACAAGGAGGCGGCCCTTGGACGCATCCAGGCGCACGCGGATCTGGAGGCGGCCCTGACCGAGGTCGAACTGGTGGTGGAGGCGGCGCCCGAACAAGTGGAGCTTAAGCTTGAGCTATTTGCGCGTTTTGACGCCCTCGCGCCCCCAGAGGCGATTCTGGCCAGCAATACCTCCTCGATCTCGATTACGCGCCTGGCCTCGGCCACGCGCCGTCCGGATCGGGTGATCGGCATGCATTTCTTCAACCCCGTGCCCGTGATGGAACTCGTGGAGATCATCTCCGGCCTGCAAACGTCAGAGGAGACCTTTCGCGTTATTGAGGAGACGGCTCGACGTTTGGGCAAAACGCCCGTGGCGGTGCGGGATTTTCCGGGTTTCGTCTCCAACCGGGTGCTCATGCCCATGATCAACGAGGCCATATGGTGCCTCTACGAAGGCGTGGCCACCGCGGAGGCCATAGATCAGGTGATGCGGCTTGGCATGCGCCATCCCATGGGGCCGTTGCGGCTAGCCGATCTTATTGGCCTTGACGTGTGCCTGCACATCTTGAACGTGCTCTACGAAGGCTTCAAAGACCCGAAATATCGCCCCTGCCCGCTTCTGGTGAAGATGGTCGAGGCGGGCCAGTTGGGGGAGAAAACCGGACGGGGGTTTTACGAGTACAAGCAAGCGGAGCCATGA
- a CDS encoding TolC family protein — translation MVPGWVWGVGLLWGADSLVLTLPGALERALERSAELRATAVEVRLAELERERARALRWLPELSLRGFLTLTPSAQGDYRDPDLSWDWSRPGPFSQWVLEALQPIYLWNRTGALYEAAAAAQEAAEQGRARKADEIAFRVAQLYYTSLYLRELEALRQEAEGLLRRALRLLDSLFAQGEEGVRQADLYKARLLQEQLRLRALELERQQRVLQEGWRLQLDLPEGVRVYPADSALRREPYFLRPLADYVALALDQRPELRGLGAALAAAMATHRATQAERLPQVFFGLRGEWSMAPHVSSFRNPFVYDPLNARYVGAGVVIRQNLNFRQSALALKRTRARVEQLQAQREALQQAIRAEVTQAWAEFAAKDSACAALERALQVANEWLRTEEINFDLALGSAKDLVEAVQSQFELRMALYTTLYERQLAWLRLQQVSGRLRAELLARKE, via the coding sequence ATGGTGCCGGGATGGGTGTGGGGGGTTGGCCTGTTATGGGGGGCCGACTCGCTGGTGCTGACGCTTCCTGGGGCTTTGGAGCGAGCCCTGGAGCGTTCCGCGGAGTTGCGGGCAACGGCCGTCGAGGTGCGGCTGGCCGAACTCGAACGCGAGCGCGCGCGCGCGTTGCGTTGGCTGCCCGAGCTCAGCTTGCGCGGGTTCTTGACCCTCACCCCGTCGGCTCAGGGCGATTACCGAGACCCTGATCTCTCCTGGGATTGGTCGCGCCCCGGTCCTTTCAGCCAATGGGTTCTGGAGGCGCTGCAGCCCATCTACCTCTGGAACCGCACCGGTGCCCTGTATGAGGCCGCGGCGGCGGCCCAAGAAGCCGCCGAGCAGGGACGTGCGCGCAAAGCCGACGAGATCGCCTTCCGGGTGGCGCAGCTTTACTACACGAGCCTATACCTGCGGGAGCTCGAAGCACTGCGTCAGGAGGCCGAGGGGCTGCTGCGGCGCGCCCTGCGCCTGCTGGATAGCTTGTTTGCACAAGGCGAAGAGGGCGTGCGGCAGGCGGACTTGTACAAGGCCCGGTTGCTTCAGGAGCAGTTGCGGTTGCGCGCCCTTGAGCTAGAGCGGCAGCAGCGGGTCTTGCAGGAAGGGTGGCGGCTACAGCTCGATCTTCCGGAAGGCGTTCGCGTCTACCCGGCCGACTCCGCGCTGCGCCGGGAACCGTATTTCCTGCGACCTCTGGCCGACTATGTGGCCTTGGCCCTGGATCAGCGGCCCGAACTACGGGGGCTAGGGGCGGCTCTTGCCGCCGCCATGGCCACGCACCGGGCCACCCAAGCCGAACGCCTGCCCCAAGTCTTTTTCGGCCTGCGCGGCGAGTGGAGCATGGCCCCTCATGTGTCGAGTTTTCGCAATCCGTTTGTTTACGATCCTCTGAACGCGCGTTACGTGGGCGCGGGCGTGGTGATTCGGCAGAACCTGAACTTCCGGCAAAGCGCGCTTGCGCTAAAGCGAACGCGGGCGCGCGTAGAGCAGCTGCAGGCGCAGCGGGAGGCGCTGCAACAGGCCATACGGGCCGAGGTGACCCAGGCTTGGGCCGAATTTGCGGCCAAGGATAGCGCCTGCGCGGCGCTGGAGCGCGCCCTTCAGGTGGCCAACGAATGGCTGCGCACCGAGGAGATCAACTTCGATCTGGCCTTGGGCAGCGCCAAGGATCTGGTGGAGGCCGTGCAGAGTCAGTTTGAGCTGCGCATGGCGCTATATACCACGCTCTATGAGCGCCAGCTGGCCTGGCTGCGCTTGCAGCAGGTCTCCGGGCGCCTGCGGGCGGAACTACTGGCGCGAAAGGAGTAA
- a CDS encoding ABC transporter substrate-binding protein, producing the protein MLRFGWGFRTALLLLGAVSVARGQGEEARVRALLEARDRQIKAILGPQGASYSSEQRERLKGVLTELMDFEAMARVALGPWWERISAAERTQFVSAFRRVIEENSLKNLDIYRARVAYEGIRVVGDSAYVQTRAALERTSARVDYVLRKRGAAWVIVDYVLDGVSTAQSYRRSFEPVLRSRGFHYLLERLQRRARPASS; encoded by the coding sequence ATGCTGCGGTTTGGCTGGGGGTTTCGCACGGCGCTTCTTCTGCTGGGCGCCGTTTCTGTCGCCAGGGGCCAGGGCGAGGAGGCGCGGGTCCGCGCGCTTCTGGAGGCCCGCGATCGCCAAATCAAAGCCATCCTGGGTCCTCAGGGAGCGAGCTATAGCTCTGAGCAGCGGGAGCGGCTCAAGGGCGTGCTTACGGAGCTCATGGATTTCGAAGCTATGGCCCGCGTGGCCCTCGGCCCATGGTGGGAGCGGATCAGCGCAGCCGAGCGAACTCAGTTTGTGAGCGCCTTTCGACGGGTGATAGAGGAAAATTCCCTCAAAAACCTGGATATTTACCGCGCCCGCGTCGCCTACGAGGGTATTCGCGTGGTGGGCGATTCCGCCTACGTGCAGACCCGCGCCGCCTTGGAGCGCACGAGCGCGCGCGTCGATTATGTTCTGCGCAAACGCGGGGCCGCGTGGGTGATCGTGGATTATGTGCTCGATGGGGTCAGCACAGCCCAGAGCTACCGTCGTTCTTTTGAACCCGTGCTTCGATCACGCGGATTTCACTATCTCCTGGAGCGCCTGCAACGTCGGGCGCGTCCAGCATCCTCTTAG